In Fibrobacter sp. UWH4, a single genomic region encodes these proteins:
- a CDS encoding TIGR02147 family protein, whose protein sequence is MKSITEYRDYRKFMQDFYDERKRTGAFSWREFSKLAGFASPTYLKLVCEGKSGLSKVKMKQVSKAMGLTGYEEEYFSLLVVLAKATKDIDKKDALLKMEKIAAEHKVRVVDSDVFQYYESWKYPVIRELAPMMPGARPRDIAEECKEYVSAEEVRDILAFLVKAGFLKKDGEKIYSQTEKAVIGSAEAQPIAIRAMHKEMGNVAVRAVDRYNASERYFTGMTIGVNEANYARIVAEIDACAKKIAAIANETENLNQVYGLNFQLFPFTNKLEGVKDA, encoded by the coding sequence ATGAAATCAATAACCGAATACAGAGACTACCGCAAGTTCATGCAAGACTTCTACGATGAGCGCAAGCGTACGGGCGCATTCTCGTGGAGGGAATTTTCGAAACTTGCTGGATTTGCCTCGCCAACGTACCTTAAACTGGTATGCGAAGGCAAAAGTGGGTTGAGCAAGGTTAAGATGAAACAGGTTTCCAAGGCGATGGGACTCACCGGATACGAAGAGGAATACTTCTCCCTCCTCGTGGTTCTGGCCAAGGCGACCAAGGATATCGACAAAAAGGACGCTCTATTAAAAATGGAGAAAATCGCCGCGGAACACAAGGTGCGCGTCGTCGACAGCGATGTCTTCCAATACTATGAATCCTGGAAATACCCCGTGATACGCGAACTCGCTCCGATGATGCCGGGGGCACGTCCGCGCGACATCGCCGAGGAATGCAAGGAATACGTCTCGGCCGAAGAGGTCCGCGACATCCTCGCCTTTTTGGTTAAAGCGGGGTTCCTGAAGAAGGACGGCGAGAAAATCTATTCGCAAACCGAGAAGGCCGTTATCGGTTCGGCAGAAGCGCAACCGATTGCCATCCGCGCGATGCACAAGGAGATGGGCAACGTGGCCGTGCGTGCGGTGGACCGCTACAATGCAAGCGAACGGTACTTCACCGGGATGACTATCGGCGTGAACGAAGCGAACTACGCGCGCATCGTCGCAGAAATCGACGCCTGCGCCAAGAAAATCGCTGCCATCGCAAACGAAACAGAAAACTTAAACCAGGTTTACGGGCTGAATTTCCAGCTTTTTCCGTTTACAAATAAGTTAGAAGGAGTGAAAGATGCTTAA
- the uvrA gene encoding excinuclease ABC subunit UvrA yields the protein MTKSIEIRDAHEHNLRHVNLSIPRDSIVVVTGVSGSGKSSLAFDTVFQEGQRRFVESLSAYARQFIGRMKHPEVESVRGISPTISIDQKTVNRNPRSTVGTVVEILDHYRLLFARLGVPHCPDCGRVIQAQTVDQIVDNLYVSDEGKQITVMAPIVQERKGEYRKELAELKENGFVRARVDGTIYRLEDVPALVRYEKHTIEAVIDRLTLERKNMSRLREALEGALKLTDGKLVSFLLAAASSAGAGDASQSGNASAKEEYRLQGTLLACPKCGISIPELEPRFFSFNDPKGRCPACKGMGESYKFDLDLIIPDKTKSIKDGCIATIKKDDGTLIFSDFGRRNLRNIANEMHFSLDTPWNKLKKAQQDAVLYGTPSGSERGIMPIMEELWDMWHIYHFRKYMQIGVCPECHGTRINRTANAVTFHGVNLTEMTEWSVEKSVEFFNKIDLSEKEKRIGKEILKEIRGRLSFLNAVGLGYLTINRKASTLSGGEAQRIRLASAVGAGLQGVLYVLDEPSIGLHPRDNDKLLGMLEHLRAQGNSLIIVEHDEDTMRHADCVIDVGPGAGVEGGRVIAAGTVEELEKNKASLTGAYLSGRKAIEIPEKRKKIDKNTPKLKICGAAENNLKNIDVEIPLDGALTVVTGVSGSGKSTLINQILRRELARVFYNSEEPVGKFDHLEGLENIDKVIEIDQTPIGRTPRSNPATYTKIWDDIRDLFASMEESKIRGYSKSRFSFNVKGGRCDACEGAGVKIVDMHILPSVQVTCEVCGGKRFNDATREVYFKGKNVSEILDMSIADAAEFFKDIPKIAEPLNLLVEVGLGYLTLGQPSTTLSGGEAQRIKIASELRRPGTGKTLYLLDEPTTGLHFEDIRKLMDCLNRLRSLGNSVVIIEHNLDVIKCADWIIDLGPDAGIHGGRVIATGTPEQIAKSKKSETGKYLAPVLAKKHGENHHFDRTLKGGEDLSLDIEVHGARKHNLKNIDVTIPRHKLTVVTGVSGSGKSSLAFHTLFSEGQRRFVETLSTYARRFLGRPDHGSIDSISGLAPAIAIDQKSASKSPRSTVATLTEIYDYFRIFWARVGTPHCLKCGKPVSSYSAGDLMQYAYDRDLNKKVTVLAPFEIKDVLKLSKILTEKGYRKVYLGDKLVELPLPKIPTREKQLFAVVDTVVVKEENRARLVEAFERGYRDGNGILYVEDEKGGRLACSEKPGCPDCGWYMDSALNPKHFSFNTHWGACETCLGLGHFKDGEVCPDCHGERLKPEYLAVRIGDKNIMDVNHMSIAQALEWFSNENFKRDNFGKDKNPDGKMTVAEPLLREIVGRLNFLKGVGLGYIGLDRAGDTLSGGESQRIRLASQIGSGLEGVLYVLDEPTVGLHESDTAMLLDTLYRLRDLGNTLVVVEHDMKMMQAADHIIDMGPAAGEFGGEVVAEGSPEQLSKPYALQQFPRSETVKYLTHTIPMANEIAAKPITDSTEFYEFEKLKHNNLKNLSVKFPKGAISVVCGVSGSGKSSMVMDEIYPRLKKKFQARGRKKQNGEVLLVDQSPISGTPRSTPASFTGVFDEIRRLFAKLPQAKLKGFDYGRFSYNLARGRCEACEGRGAISVEMHFLSDVWEVCDVCGGKRYNQETLTVTFKGKNIADVLDMRVAEACEFFKDQPKILPKLECLRDVGLPYVKLGQSVTTLSGGESQRLKLAAELARKPAQEMVYLLDEPTTGLHLKDIQILWNMLRKLSARGDTVIVIEHHPDIIRLSDWKVELGPVGGSEGGYLLKMGVND from the coding sequence ATGACAAAATCTATTGAAATCCGCGATGCGCACGAGCACAATTTACGCCATGTGAACCTTTCTATTCCCCGCGATTCCATCGTGGTGGTGACCGGCGTTTCCGGTTCGGGCAAGTCGAGCCTTGCCTTCGATACGGTGTTCCAGGAAGGCCAGAGGCGCTTCGTGGAGTCGCTCTCGGCGTATGCGCGTCAGTTCATTGGCCGCATGAAGCACCCCGAGGTGGAGAGCGTGCGCGGCATTTCTCCGACGATTTCGATTGACCAGAAGACGGTGAACCGAAACCCGCGTTCGACGGTGGGTACGGTGGTGGAAATCTTGGACCATTACCGCTTGCTGTTTGCGCGCCTCGGCGTGCCGCATTGCCCCGATTGCGGGCGCGTGATCCAGGCGCAGACGGTGGATCAGATTGTCGATAATTTGTATGTGAGTGACGAGGGCAAGCAGATTACGGTGATGGCGCCGATTGTGCAGGAGCGCAAGGGCGAATACCGCAAGGAACTGGCCGAACTCAAGGAAAACGGATTTGTGCGTGCCCGCGTGGACGGCACGATTTATCGCCTGGAAGATGTCCCGGCGCTGGTGCGTTACGAGAAGCACACGATTGAAGCGGTGATTGACCGCCTGACGCTGGAACGCAAGAATATGAGCCGCCTGCGCGAGGCGCTGGAAGGCGCGCTGAAACTGACCGACGGAAAACTGGTGAGTTTCTTGCTTGCTGCGGCTAGTTCCGCAGGTGCGGGGGATGCGTCGCAGTCTGGAAATGCGTCGGCCAAGGAAGAATATCGCTTGCAGGGAACGCTGCTCGCTTGCCCTAAGTGCGGCATCTCTATTCCGGAACTGGAACCGCGGTTCTTCAGCTTTAACGACCCGAAGGGACGCTGCCCCGCCTGTAAGGGTATGGGCGAAAGCTACAAGTTCGACCTGGACTTGATTATCCCGGATAAGACGAAATCGATTAAGGACGGTTGCATCGCCACCATCAAGAAGGACGACGGGACGCTGATTTTCAGCGACTTCGGGCGCCGCAACCTGCGTAACATTGCAAACGAGATGCATTTTTCGCTGGATACGCCGTGGAACAAGCTCAAGAAGGCGCAACAGGATGCCGTGCTGTACGGCACGCCCAGCGGGAGCGAACGGGGAATCATGCCCATCATGGAAGAACTGTGGGACATGTGGCACATATACCATTTCCGCAAGTACATGCAGATTGGCGTTTGCCCTGAATGCCACGGCACGCGAATCAACCGCACGGCGAATGCGGTCACGTTCCATGGCGTGAATTTGACCGAGATGACGGAATGGTCCGTCGAGAAGTCGGTGGAATTTTTCAATAAGATAGACTTGTCCGAAAAGGAAAAGCGAATCGGCAAGGAGATTCTGAAAGAGATTCGCGGGCGACTTTCGTTCCTCAATGCGGTGGGGCTGGGTTACCTGACCATCAACCGCAAGGCGTCCACGCTTTCGGGCGGTGAAGCGCAGCGAATCAGGCTTGCAAGTGCCGTGGGCGCCGGCCTGCAGGGCGTGCTTTACGTGCTTGACGAGCCGAGTATCGGACTCCACCCCCGCGATAACGATAAACTGCTCGGGATGCTGGAACATTTGCGCGCGCAGGGCAACTCTCTGATTATCGTGGAACACGACGAAGATACCATGCGCCATGCGGACTGCGTGATTGACGTGGGGCCGGGTGCCGGCGTGGAAGGCGGTCGCGTAATTGCGGCGGGAACTGTCGAGGAACTCGAGAAGAACAAGGCGTCGCTGACGGGCGCGTACTTGAGCGGCCGCAAGGCCATTGAAATTCCCGAAAAGCGCAAGAAGATTGACAAGAATACGCCGAAACTCAAGATTTGCGGTGCCGCCGAAAACAACCTGAAGAACATCGATGTGGAAATCCCGCTCGATGGCGCGCTCACGGTGGTGACGGGCGTTTCGGGCTCCGGCAAGAGTACGCTGATTAACCAGATTCTACGCCGCGAACTGGCCCGCGTGTTCTATAACTCCGAAGAACCGGTCGGCAAGTTTGACCACCTGGAAGGTCTCGAGAATATCGACAAGGTAATTGAAATCGACCAGACGCCGATTGGCCGCACGCCGCGAAGCAACCCGGCGACGTACACCAAAATTTGGGACGATATCCGCGACCTTTTCGCCAGCATGGAAGAAAGCAAAATTCGCGGTTACAGCAAGAGCCGATTCAGTTTTAACGTGAAGGGCGGCCGCTGCGATGCCTGCGAAGGCGCGGGCGTGAAAATTGTGGACATGCACATTCTGCCCAGCGTGCAGGTGACTTGCGAAGTTTGCGGCGGCAAGCGCTTTAACGATGCCACCCGTGAAGTGTATTTCAAGGGCAAGAACGTCTCCGAAATTCTCGATATGAGCATTGCCGATGCGGCGGAATTCTTCAAGGACATTCCGAAAATTGCAGAACCGCTGAACTTGCTTGTGGAAGTGGGCCTCGGCTACCTTACTTTGGGCCAGCCTTCGACAACGCTCAGCGGCGGTGAAGCGCAGCGCATTAAAATTGCTTCTGAACTGCGTCGCCCGGGTACAGGCAAGACGCTTTACCTGCTCGACGAACCGACGACGGGCTTGCATTTCGAAGATATCCGCAAGCTGATGGATTGCCTGAATCGCTTGCGCAGTCTCGGCAACAGCGTCGTGATTATCGAACATAACCTGGACGTGATCAAGTGTGCCGACTGGATTATCGACTTGGGTCCGGATGCAGGCATCCACGGCGGGCGAGTGATTGCGACAGGTACGCCGGAACAGATTGCGAAGAGCAAGAAGTCCGAGACGGGTAAGTACCTCGCGCCGGTGCTTGCGAAAAAGCACGGCGAAAACCATCATTTTGACCGCACGCTCAAGGGCGGCGAAGACTTGTCGCTGGATATCGAGGTGCATGGCGCCCGCAAGCACAACCTCAAGAACATCGACGTGACGATTCCGCGCCACAAGCTCACGGTCGTGACGGGCGTTTCGGGCTCCGGCAAGTCGAGCCTCGCGTTTCATACGCTCTTTAGCGAAGGCCAGCGCCGCTTTGTAGAGACGTTGAGCACGTATGCCCGCCGCTTCTTGGGTCGCCCCGACCACGGGAGCATCGATTCCATTTCGGGCCTCGCACCTGCGATTGCGATTGACCAGAAGAGTGCGAGCAAGAGCCCGCGCTCTACGGTGGCGACCCTCACCGAAATCTATGACTACTTCCGCATTTTCTGGGCGAGGGTCGGCACCCCGCATTGCTTGAAATGCGGGAAGCCTGTGTCTTCGTACAGCGCGGGCGACCTGATGCAATACGCCTACGACCGCGACTTGAATAAGAAAGTCACGGTGCTTGCTCCGTTCGAAATCAAGGATGTGCTCAAACTTTCGAAAATCCTCACTGAGAAGGGCTACCGCAAGGTTTACCTCGGCGATAAGCTGGTGGAACTCCCGCTGCCGAAAATCCCGACCCGCGAAAAGCAGTTGTTCGCTGTCGTCGATACGGTGGTGGTCAAGGAAGAAAATCGTGCCCGCCTGGTAGAAGCCTTTGAACGCGGCTACCGCGATGGCAACGGAATTCTGTATGTGGAAGACGAGAAGGGCGGTCGCTTGGCCTGCTCCGAAAAGCCGGGCTGCCCCGATTGCGGCTGGTACATGGATTCGGCGCTGAACCCGAAACACTTCAGTTTCAACACGCACTGGGGTGCCTGCGAAACCTGCCTTGGCCTTGGCCACTTTAAAGATGGCGAAGTCTGCCCCGATTGCCACGGCGAACGTTTGAAACCGGAATATCTGGCGGTCCGCATCGGCGACAAGAACATTATGGATGTGAACCACATGAGCATCGCCCAGGCGCTCGAATGGTTCAGCAACGAAAACTTCAAACGCGACAATTTCGGAAAAGACAAAAATCCCGATGGCAAGATGACGGTCGCGGAACCCTTGCTCCGCGAAATTGTGGGGCGTCTCAACTTCTTGAAGGGCGTGGGGCTCGGCTATATTGGCCTCGACCGCGCGGGCGACACGCTCAGCGGTGGAGAATCGCAACGTATTCGCCTTGCAAGCCAGATTGGTAGCGGCCTCGAAGGCGTACTTTACGTGCTTGACGAACCCACGGTGGGCCTGCACGAAAGCGATACTGCCATGCTGCTCGATACGCTTTACCGCCTGCGCGACCTCGGTAATACGCTTGTCGTTGTGGAACATGACATGAAGATGATGCAGGCGGCGGACCATATTATCGATATGGGCCCCGCGGCGGGCGAGTTCGGCGGTGAAGTCGTCGCCGAGGGCTCTCCGGAGCAACTCTCCAAGCCGTATGCCTTGCAGCAGTTCCCGCGCAGCGAAACGGTCAAGTACCTCACGCATACCATCCCGATGGCGAACGAGATTGCGGCAAAGCCCATTACCGATTCTACGGAATTCTACGAGTTCGAAAAGCTCAAGCACAACAACTTGAAGAATTTGTCTGTAAAGTTCCCGAAGGGCGCGATTAGCGTTGTCTGCGGTGTATCTGGCTCGGGCAAGAGCTCCATGGTCATGGACGAAATCTACCCGCGCCTCAAGAAGAAATTCCAGGCCCGCGGTCGCAAGAAGCAGAACGGTGAAGTCTTGCTGGTGGACCAGAGCCCGATTTCAGGGACTCCTCGCAGCACGCCCGCCAGTTTTACGGGCGTGTTTGACGAAATCCGTAGGCTTTTCGCCAAACTGCCGCAAGCCAAGTTGAAGGGCTTCGACTATGGCCGCTTCAGCTACAACTTGGCTCGCGGCCGCTGCGAGGCCTGTGAAGGCCGCGGCGCCATTTCGGTCGAAATGCACTTCCTTTCGGACGTGTGGGAAGTCTGCGATGTCTGCGGCGGCAAGCGCTACAATCAGGAGACTCTCACCGTCACCTTCAAGGGTAAAAATATCGCCGATGTGCTCGACATGCGCGTCGCCGAAGCCTGCGAATTCTTCAAGGACCAGCCGAAAATCCTTCCGAAACTGGAATGCCTGCGCGATGTGGGCCTCCCGTACGTAAAACTTGGCCAGTCTGTAACGACCCTCAGCGGCGGCGAATCCCAACGCCTCAAATTGGCGGCGGAACTTGCCCGCAAACCTGCCCAGGAAATGGTCTACCTGCTCGACGAGCCGACTACCGGCCTCCACCTTAAGGATATTCAAATTCTCTGGAACATGCTTCGCAAGCTTTCTGCCCGCGGCGATACGGTCATTGTCATCGAACACCATCCGGACATTATCCGGCTTTCGGATTGGAAGGTGGAATTAGGCCCGGTTGGGGGCTCCGAAGGCGGTTATTTGCTCAAAATGGGGGTGAATGATTGA
- a CDS encoding formylglycine-generating enzyme family protein — MSLKRLLPFLLLLPILALADSDKNFRVAPVMFKEGVSLQPIANMAIIKEGNMILSEPPMVPLKPSIMFLRHKKGPKEYLWFSGPVNVENFEKLHAFSMADNYLKPAEVMLMRFYATQNSRAFQDEADIYFDKDYIYSPRVPKLFFKKNGQWQVLQETSRPGILTIESPVPNLQVTSISARMKNVPPRIYPLSHGMYAFIFEAPNYLPYVDAVSVEDSEVKLQPQMVVADTVSKVKVTTSVTMEAVANAKTLEETESLFDILSKEIQSSIPKVDTNDFGKNYPSLRKPLSLGVAADDSVYIKYRNRYNNKREESLLMWRMNKMGSASIINRALRHKLDSLQSLPLQVSLVPTKIEPVYEDETCPEELAPAPVDSAVKADSVKADTTAQTDSTAHAADSSVVTDSSATKSAPAAADSAAVDSSKQAPAPAAAEPAPAKVCKLKAIRLVFGKQGERFDVSWSGNAKGYTADSLYALLSSGVAVRAFISLENNKPVWLYNGADLVGRHHYRYVKLELSINNAKVPCRGAFELPGYIFDHQEVQEWLNRPVEEKPHLLTETPEKVKPQEDDGLVLDMALRVPRVIRDKMHGNVALIDSGSFRYKGKVVAMSGFGIQTTEVTQQYFKDVMSHLDSTKQVKDRSTFKGARIPVHNITWSDARAFCKAIGGDLPTEAQWEFAGRADNNEGALWNLDEDPNPGLYAIYKANSFSLGKKNPAYGPQPVSSKKSNAWGIFDMSGNVAEWTQDSYFMFSVWVESSNPTGSFFGSSKVYKGGSWKDKEDDLNLTESDDEDPRYWSDRLGFRCAFPRNIFEGQQK; from the coding sequence ATGTCCTTAAAACGATTGCTTCCGTTCTTGCTGTTGCTCCCGATTCTTGCGCTGGCTGACAGCGACAAGAACTTTAGGGTCGCCCCGGTGATGTTCAAGGAAGGCGTTTCCCTTCAGCCGATTGCCAATATGGCGATTATCAAGGAAGGCAATATGATCCTCTCGGAACCTCCCATGGTTCCGCTTAAGCCGAGTATCATGTTCCTGCGTCATAAGAAGGGCCCGAAGGAATACCTCTGGTTCTCCGGTCCGGTCAATGTTGAAAACTTCGAAAAACTCCATGCGTTCAGTATGGCAGATAACTACCTGAAACCAGCCGAAGTAATGCTGATGCGTTTCTATGCGACGCAGAATTCTAGAGCGTTCCAGGACGAAGCCGATATCTATTTCGACAAGGACTATATCTATTCTCCGCGTGTTCCCAAGCTCTTTTTCAAGAAGAACGGCCAGTGGCAGGTGCTGCAGGAAACGAGTCGCCCCGGTATCTTGACGATTGAATCTCCGGTTCCCAATTTGCAGGTGACATCCATTTCTGCCCGTATGAAGAATGTCCCGCCGCGCATTTACCCTCTGTCCCATGGAATGTACGCCTTCATTTTCGAGGCTCCTAATTACCTTCCGTATGTCGATGCCGTTTCCGTAGAGGATTCCGAAGTCAAACTCCAACCGCAAATGGTGGTTGCCGATACGGTTTCCAAGGTGAAGGTGACGACTTCGGTGACCATGGAGGCTGTTGCCAACGCGAAAACCCTGGAAGAAACTGAATCCCTGTTCGATATCCTTTCCAAGGAAATCCAGAGTTCGATTCCCAAGGTTGATACCAATGATTTCGGAAAAAACTATCCGTCGCTGCGTAAGCCCCTTTCTTTGGGTGTTGCTGCGGATGACAGCGTCTATATCAAGTATCGCAACCGCTACAACAATAAGCGCGAAGAATCCCTGTTGATGTGGCGCATGAACAAGATGGGTTCCGCAAGCATCATAAACAGGGCCCTGCGCCATAAGCTGGATAGCTTGCAGAGTCTTCCGTTGCAGGTTTCGCTGGTCCCGACAAAGATTGAACCTGTTTATGAAGACGAGACTTGCCCCGAGGAACTGGCTCCGGCTCCCGTTGATTCTGCTGTTAAAGCTGATTCTGTGAAGGCCGATACTACGGCTCAGACTGATTCTACTGCCCATGCGGCGGATTCCTCTGTGGTGACAGACTCTTCTGCGACGAAGAGTGCGCCGGCTGCGGCAGATTCTGCTGCGGTGGATTCCTCCAAGCAGGCTCCTGCCCCGGCTGCGGCTGAACCTGCTCCTGCCAAGGTTTGTAAACTCAAGGCCATCCGTCTGGTATTCGGCAAGCAGGGTGAACGCTTTGATGTGTCCTGGAGCGGTAACGCCAAGGGATACACGGCGGATTCTCTCTACGCGCTCCTTTCTTCGGGTGTTGCCGTGCGCGCGTTCATTAGCCTCGAGAACAACAAACCGGTGTGGCTTTATAACGGCGCCGACTTGGTCGGCCGTCACCATTACCGTTATGTGAAACTTGAACTCTCCATAAACAATGCGAAGGTTCCCTGCCGCGGTGCCTTTGAATTGCCGGGTTACATCTTTGATCATCAGGAAGTCCAGGAATGGCTGAACCGTCCAGTCGAAGAAAAACCGCACCTGCTCACTGAAACTCCTGAAAAGGTCAAGCCGCAGGAAGACGACGGTCTTGTTCTTGATATGGCTTTGCGTGTCCCTCGCGTGATTCGCGACAAGATGCACGGCAATGTCGCCCTGATTGATTCCGGTTCGTTCCGTTACAAGGGTAAGGTCGTGGCGATGTCCGGCTTTGGTATTCAGACGACCGAAGTGACGCAACAGTACTTCAAGGATGTCATGTCTCATCTGGATTCGACGAAACAGGTGAAGGACCGCTCCACTTTCAAGGGGGCCCGTATTCCGGTGCACAATATTACGTGGAGCGATGCCCGTGCGTTCTGCAAGGCTATTGGTGGTGACTTGCCGACTGAAGCCCAATGGGAATTTGCCGGCCGTGCCGATAACAACGAAGGCGCCTTGTGGAACCTGGACGAAGATCCGAACCCGGGACTTTATGCCATTTACAAGGCGAATTCTTTTAGCTTGGGCAAGAAAAATCCTGCGTATGGCCCGCAACCGGTCAGCAGCAAGAAGTCCAACGCCTGGGGTATTTTCGATATGTCGGGTAATGTGGCCGAATGGACCCAGGACTCCTACTTCATGTTCTCTGTCTGGGTAGAATCCTCTAACCCGACGGGTTCCTTCTTCGGTTCGTCCAAGGTCTATAAGGGCGGCTCCTGGAAAGACAAGGAAGATGACTTGAACCTGACTGAAAGCGACGATGAAGATCCGCGCTACTGGTCCGACAGGCTTGGTTTCCGTTGCGCCTTCCCGCGTAACATCTTTGAGGGACAGCAGAAGTAA
- the ychF gene encoding redox-regulated ATPase YchF: MGFKCGIVGLPNVGKSTIFNAITNAGAEAANYPFCTIEPNVGMVSVPDSRLDELVKVYNPKSIVPAVTEFVDIAGLVKGAAQGEGLGNQFLTHIRECEAIMEVIRCFDDENIVHVHGSVDPVRDVEIIETELILKDLDSVEKRLATEAKAARMGGAEAKARLAACEKLRDAFQEGKAARTVMHDSEEMELIVKDLALLTAKPLFYCANVKEDDILTGNAYVEKLKEYAAANGHEVIMISGKIEEELSAMEPDEKAEFLKELGMKESGLDAVVRKGYEILGLRTFFTAGEKECRAWTFHAGYKAPQCAGVIHTDFERGFIRAETLSYEDFLKHGSWNAAKEAGLVRTEGKDYVVQDGDIMYFLFNV, translated from the coding sequence ATGGGTTTTAAATGCGGTATCGTAGGCCTCCCCAACGTGGGCAAGTCCACCATCTTTAACGCCATCACCAACGCCGGCGCCGAAGCGGCCAACTACCCCTTCTGCACCATTGAACCGAACGTGGGCATGGTGAGCGTGCCTGACAGCCGCCTCGACGAGCTGGTCAAGGTCTACAATCCGAAATCCATCGTCCCCGCCGTTACAGAATTTGTGGATATTGCAGGTCTTGTAAAGGGTGCCGCCCAGGGCGAAGGCCTCGGCAACCAGTTCCTGACTCACATCCGTGAATGCGAAGCCATCATGGAAGTCATCCGCTGCTTCGACGACGAAAACATCGTGCACGTGCACGGTTCCGTTGACCCGGTCCGCGACGTGGAAATCATCGAAACCGAACTGATTTTGAAGGACCTCGACTCTGTCGAAAAGCGCCTCGCTACCGAAGCCAAGGCCGCCCGCATGGGTGGTGCCGAAGCCAAGGCCCGCCTCGCCGCTTGCGAAAAGCTCCGCGACGCCTTCCAGGAAGGCAAGGCCGCCCGCACCGTGATGCACGACAGCGAAGAAATGGAACTGATCGTAAAGGACTTGGCCCTGTTGACTGCAAAGCCGCTCTTCTACTGCGCAAACGTCAAGGAAGACGATATCTTGACCGGTAACGCCTATGTGGAAAAGCTCAAGGAATACGCAGCCGCAAACGGTCACGAAGTCATCATGATCAGCGGCAAGATCGAAGAAGAACTTTCTGCCATGGAACCCGACGAGAAGGCCGAATTCCTCAAGGAACTCGGCATGAAGGAATCGGGCCTCGACGCCGTGGTGCGCAAGGGTTATGAAATCCTCGGACTCCGCACCTTCTTTACCGCCGGCGAAAAGGAATGCCGCGCCTGGACGTTCCACGCAGGCTACAAGGCCCCGCAGTGCGCAGGCGTGATTCACACCGACTTCGAACGCGGCTTCATTCGCGCCGAAACATTGAGCTACGAAGACTTCCTGAAGCACGGCAGCTGGAACGCCGCCAAGGAAGCAGGCCTCGTCCGCACCGAAGGCAAGGACTACGTGGTACAGGATGGCGACATCATGTACTTCCTGTTCAACGTGTAA
- a CDS encoding MATE family efflux transporter: MAKTNVDMLNGPLGRKILWFAIPIALSSIFQQLFNLTDVAVVGQFAGDKALAAVGANTFVINLLINLFVGISVGANVVVANSIGERSYRSVTRSVHTSVMVSFFSGIFLSFVGVLFAHPILSAISTPADILDDAVLYLQIYFVGMPFAMVYNFIAAILRGKGDTKRPLYVLMVAGAVNVVLNLVLVAGFGLGVSGVAIATVIANAISGVTLFYLLLHEVGPFKLEFWKLRVTPFFLSRILRVGIPTGLRGVVFSFSNVCLQSAINSLGSATVAASSIALNYEFVVYYWLSSFSQACVTFVGQNFGAKNMDRCRRTVRWSLLLGCCSTVVLSALCCIFAYPMLSVFTSNTEIIEIASIRMYVVVGLLFINVFLDVFSGALSGMGKSLAPALTCMAGVCGIRILWVIFVFPRYKSFASLMVVYPISWVLTISVIMGIYFYHIKRVKF; this comes from the coding sequence ATGGCAAAGACCAATGTAGATATGTTGAATGGCCCCTTGGGTAGGAAAATCCTGTGGTTTGCCATTCCGATAGCCTTGAGCAGCATTTTTCAGCAGCTGTTCAACTTGACGGATGTTGCTGTGGTGGGGCAGTTCGCCGGTGACAAGGCGCTGGCGGCGGTCGGTGCGAACACTTTCGTCATCAATTTGCTCATCAACCTGTTCGTGGGAATTTCGGTCGGGGCGAATGTGGTGGTCGCCAATTCCATCGGTGAACGCAGTTACCGCTCCGTGACCCGCAGTGTACACACTTCGGTGATGGTGTCGTTCTTTAGCGGAATTTTCCTTTCGTTCGTGGGAGTCCTATTCGCGCATCCCATTCTTTCGGCCATTTCGACTCCGGCAGACATTCTGGACGACGCCGTGCTTTACCTGCAAATCTACTTTGTGGGAATGCCTTTTGCCATGGTCTATAACTTTATTGCGGCGATCCTGCGCGGAAAGGGCGACACCAAGCGCCCGCTCTATGTGCTCATGGTGGCAGGTGCAGTGAATGTGGTGCTGAACCTGGTTCTGGTGGCGGGCTTTGGCCTGGGCGTGTCGGGTGTGGCAATCGCGACGGTCATTGCCAATGCTATCAGTGGCGTTACTTTGTTCTATCTCTTGCTGCATGAGGTGGGGCCTTTCAAATTGGAATTCTGGAAGTTGCGCGTGACACCCTTCTTCTTGAGCCGAATCCTGCGCGTAGGGATTCCGACGGGACTCCGCGGCGTCGTATTCTCGTTTAGCAATGTGTGCCTGCAGTCGGCTATCAATAGCCTCGGTTCTGCAACGGTGGCGGCTTCGTCGATAGCCCTCAATTACGAATTCGTGGTGTACTATTGGCTGAGTTCTTTTTCGCAGGCGTGCGTGACATTCGTGGGGCAGAATTTCGGTGCAAAGAATATGGATCGCTGCCGCCGCACCGTCCGCTGGTCGCTTTTACTAGGGTGCTGTTCTACGGTTGTCTTGAGCGCGCTTTGCTGCATTTTCGCCTATCCGATGCTTTCGGTGTTTACGTCGAATACCGAAATTATTGAAATTGCCTCCATCCGCATGTATGTGGTGGTGGGGCTCTTGTTCATTAACGTTTTCCTGGATGTGTTTTCCGGGGCGCTTTCGGGAATGGGCAAGTCCCTGGCGCCTGCGCTTACCTGCATGGCGGGGGTGTGCGGAATCCGAATCCTTTGGGTGATTTTCGTGTTCCCCAGGTACAAATCCTTTGCCTCGTTGATGGTGGTTTATCCGATAAGCTGGGTTCTTACGATTTCTGTGATTATGGGAATCTACTTCTACCACATAAAACGGGTTAAGTTTTAG